In Mytilus edulis chromosome 4, xbMytEdul2.2, whole genome shotgun sequence, the following proteins share a genomic window:
- the LOC139520311 gene encoding F-box/LRR-repeat protein 2-like isoform X4 — MMTLHSEVQQVESSLYISSLKIHQLPEKLLMKVFSYIKHQDYGKLARVCKKWRMIVYSTQLWKNVSLRPEYGGLHVNNIEILMQLIGIRFGNTMQTIELPSELITAPVLHELSNKCPILKNMTLDFSNAMQLHDFNDLNSFPCNLRTMCICLSEVIFLEGFMRRIYSCLSSLEVLHLIGTFEMSTEAEEDIYEVVNIGKIKSHTPNLKVVNLYGISFIDDSHIELLTSNCIHLETLALNFCLRVKGASFKTLLQRCKKLKSLLLQHTGVEDEHMKNAPWESSVVTELDLTSTELSKECLENILLRIPSFTYLGLGYCEFFTDRILEALVQRGKLNQLKAIDISYTNALSENTIYKLIQKHGGQLTGLMLSGKPKLTENFWLNVIPLLKNIQICVLGTANGWFLKIQSRVHIDQIIEAFAQNCPKMLRCEIQWDPDTIRFSDKSSKFIDHIRLRCPYMKSFTLSDGEYYEMVKSNFERADRKKVVRTTTNYCTSIVSLLNDYSDLLFN; from the exons ATGATGACTCTGCACAGTGAAGTACAGCAAGTGGAATCTTCTCTTTATATATCT tcattaAAGATTCATCAGCTTCCAGAGAAACTGTTAATGAAAGTATTCTCTTACATAAAACACCAAGATTACGGAAAACTAGCAAGAGTCTGCAAAAAATGGCGAATGATTGTTTACAGCACACAGTTATGGAAAAATGTATCCCTACGGCCAGAGTACGGTGGCCTCCATGTGAACAACATCGAAATTTTGATGCAGTTGATTGGCATTAGATTTGGAAACACTATGCAAACAATTGAACTCCCGAGTGAACTTATTACTGCTCCAGTACTACACGAGCTTTCGAACAAGTGTCCGATTTTAAAAAACATGACACTTGATTTTTCAAATGCTATGCAACTACATGATTTCAATGATTTGAATTCGTTTCCTTGCAATTTGAGAACCATGTGTATTTGTCTATCTGAAGTGATATTCTTAGAAGGTTTTATGAGAAGAATATACAGCTGTCTATCTTCTCTAGAGGTGTTGCATCTTATAG GCACTTTCGAAATGTCAACTGAGGCTGAAGAAGACATCTATGAAGTTGTTAATATTGGGAAGATCAAATCACACACACCAAATTTAAAAGTTGTTAATTTATATGGTATTTCATTTATTGATGACTCTCACATTGAATTACTGACTTCCAACTGTATCCATCTAGAAACATTGGCCTTGAACTTCTGTCTGAGGGTCAAAGGTGCTTCATTCAAAACACTTCTCCAAAGATGTAAAAAGCTGAAATCTCTGCTGCTGCAACACACAG GGGTTGAAGATGAGCATATGAAAAATGCACCATGGGAATCATCTGTTGTGACAGAACTTGATTTGACATCAACAGAACTTTCAAAGGAATGCTTAGAAAATATTTTGCTTCGTATTCCAAGCTTTACCTATCTGGGACTTGGATACTGTGAATTCTTTACTGATAGG ATATTAGAGGCACTGGTACAAAGAGGAAAATTGAATCAGCTCAAGGCTATTGATATAAGCTACACAAATGCCTTGTCAGAAAACACCATTTACAAACTCATCCAGAAACATGGGGGACAACTAACTGGATTGATGCTGAGTGGAAAACCAAAACTAACAGAAAACTTTTGGTTGAATGTCATACCATTGCTAAAAAATATACA AATTTGTGTCCTTGGAACAGCTAATGGATGGTTTCTAAAGATCCAAAGTCGTGTTCATATTGATCAGATTATTGAAGCATTTGCACAAAACTGCCCAAAAATGTTGAGATGTGAAATTCAGTGGGATCCTGATACAATCAGATTCAGCGATAAGAGTAGTAAATTTATAGATCATATACG attgaGATGTCCATACATGAAATCGTTTACCCTGAGTGATGGAGAGTATTACGAGATGGTCAAATCAAACTTTGAAAGAGCAGATAGAAAGAAGGTTGTACGAACCACTACGAACTATTGTACCAGTATTGTTAGTCTGCTGAATGACTATAGTGACCTTTTGTTTAACTAA
- the LOC139520311 gene encoding F-box/LRR-repeat protein fbxl-1-like isoform X5, which yields MKVFSYIKHQDYGKLARVCKKWRMIVYSTQLWKNVSLRPEYGGLHVNNIEILMQLIGIRFGNTMQTIELPSELITAPVLHELSNKCPILKNMTLDFSNAMQLHDFNDLNSFPCNLRTMCICLSEVIFLEGFMRRIYSCLSSLEVLHLIGTFEMSTEAEEDIYEVVNIGKIKSHTPNLKVVNLYGISFIDDSHIELLTSNCIHLETLALNFCLRVKGASFKTLLQRCKKLKSLLLQHTGVEDEHMKNAPWESSVVTELDLTSTELSKECLENILLRIPSFTYLGLGYCEFFTDRILEALVQRGKLNQLKAIDISYTNALSENTIYKLIQKHGGQLTGLMLSGKPKLTENFWLNVIPLLKNIQICVLGTANGWFLKIQSRVHIDQIIEAFAQNCPKMLRCEIQWDPDTIRFSDKSSKFIDHIRLRCPYMKSFTLSDGEYYEMVKSNFERADRKKVVRTTTNYCTSIVSLLNDYSDLLFN from the exons ATGAAAGTATTCTCTTACATAAAACACCAAGATTACGGAAAACTAGCAAGAGTCTGCAAAAAATGGCGAATGATTGTTTACAGCACACAGTTATGGAAAAATGTATCCCTACGGCCAGAGTACGGTGGCCTCCATGTGAACAACATCGAAATTTTGATGCAGTTGATTGGCATTAGATTTGGAAACACTATGCAAACAATTGAACTCCCGAGTGAACTTATTACTGCTCCAGTACTACACGAGCTTTCGAACAAGTGTCCGATTTTAAAAAACATGACACTTGATTTTTCAAATGCTATGCAACTACATGATTTCAATGATTTGAATTCGTTTCCTTGCAATTTGAGAACCATGTGTATTTGTCTATCTGAAGTGATATTCTTAGAAGGTTTTATGAGAAGAATATACAGCTGTCTATCTTCTCTAGAGGTGTTGCATCTTATAG GCACTTTCGAAATGTCAACTGAGGCTGAAGAAGACATCTATGAAGTTGTTAATATTGGGAAGATCAAATCACACACACCAAATTTAAAAGTTGTTAATTTATATGGTATTTCATTTATTGATGACTCTCACATTGAATTACTGACTTCCAACTGTATCCATCTAGAAACATTGGCCTTGAACTTCTGTCTGAGGGTCAAAGGTGCTTCATTCAAAACACTTCTCCAAAGATGTAAAAAGCTGAAATCTCTGCTGCTGCAACACACAG GGGTTGAAGATGAGCATATGAAAAATGCACCATGGGAATCATCTGTTGTGACAGAACTTGATTTGACATCAACAGAACTTTCAAAGGAATGCTTAGAAAATATTTTGCTTCGTATTCCAAGCTTTACCTATCTGGGACTTGGATACTGTGAATTCTTTACTGATAGG ATATTAGAGGCACTGGTACAAAGAGGAAAATTGAATCAGCTCAAGGCTATTGATATAAGCTACACAAATGCCTTGTCAGAAAACACCATTTACAAACTCATCCAGAAACATGGGGGACAACTAACTGGATTGATGCTGAGTGGAAAACCAAAACTAACAGAAAACTTTTGGTTGAATGTCATACCATTGCTAAAAAATATACA AATTTGTGTCCTTGGAACAGCTAATGGATGGTTTCTAAAGATCCAAAGTCGTGTTCATATTGATCAGATTATTGAAGCATTTGCACAAAACTGCCCAAAAATGTTGAGATGTGAAATTCAGTGGGATCCTGATACAATCAGATTCAGCGATAAGAGTAGTAAATTTATAGATCATATACG attgaGATGTCCATACATGAAATCGTTTACCCTGAGTGATGGAGAGTATTACGAGATGGTCAAATCAAACTTTGAAAGAGCAGATAGAAAGAAGGTTGTACGAACCACTACGAACTATTGTACCAGTATTGTTAGTCTGCTGAATGACTATAGTGACCTTTTGTTTAACTAA
- the LOC139520311 gene encoding F-box/LRR-repeat protein 2-like isoform X1, with translation MDFARSTIYDVDIDSARTKLALSNSQQDTFDHFIVISSLKIHQLPEKLLMKVFSYIKHQDYGKLARVCKKWRMIVYSTQLWKNVSLRPEYGGLHVNNIEILMQLIGIRFGNTMQTIELPSELITAPVLHELSNKCPILKNMTLDFSNAMQLHDFNDLNSFPCNLRTMCICLSEVIFLEGFMRRIYSCLSSLEVLHLIGTFEMSTEAEEDIYEVVNIGKIKSHTPNLKVVNLYGISFIDDSHIELLTSNCIHLETLALNFCLRVKGASFKTLLQRCKKLKSLLLQHTGVEDEHMKNAPWESSVVTELDLTSTELSKECLENILLRIPSFTYLGLGYCEFFTDRILEALVQRGKLNQLKAIDISYTNALSENTIYKLIQKHGGQLTGLMLSGKPKLTENFWLNVIPLLKNIQICVLGTANGWFLKIQSRVHIDQIIEAFAQNCPKMLRCEIQWDPDTIRFSDKSSKFIDHIRLRCPYMKSFTLSDGEYYEMVKSNFERADRKKVVRTTTNYCTSIVSLLNDYSDLLFN, from the exons ATGGATTTTGCAAGATCAACAATTTATGATGTTGATATTGATTCGGCCAGGACAAAGTTAGCACTTTCTAATTCACAACAGGATACTTTTGATCATTTCATTGTCATATCG tcattaAAGATTCATCAGCTTCCAGAGAAACTGTTAATGAAAGTATTCTCTTACATAAAACACCAAGATTACGGAAAACTAGCAAGAGTCTGCAAAAAATGGCGAATGATTGTTTACAGCACACAGTTATGGAAAAATGTATCCCTACGGCCAGAGTACGGTGGCCTCCATGTGAACAACATCGAAATTTTGATGCAGTTGATTGGCATTAGATTTGGAAACACTATGCAAACAATTGAACTCCCGAGTGAACTTATTACTGCTCCAGTACTACACGAGCTTTCGAACAAGTGTCCGATTTTAAAAAACATGACACTTGATTTTTCAAATGCTATGCAACTACATGATTTCAATGATTTGAATTCGTTTCCTTGCAATTTGAGAACCATGTGTATTTGTCTATCTGAAGTGATATTCTTAGAAGGTTTTATGAGAAGAATATACAGCTGTCTATCTTCTCTAGAGGTGTTGCATCTTATAG GCACTTTCGAAATGTCAACTGAGGCTGAAGAAGACATCTATGAAGTTGTTAATATTGGGAAGATCAAATCACACACACCAAATTTAAAAGTTGTTAATTTATATGGTATTTCATTTATTGATGACTCTCACATTGAATTACTGACTTCCAACTGTATCCATCTAGAAACATTGGCCTTGAACTTCTGTCTGAGGGTCAAAGGTGCTTCATTCAAAACACTTCTCCAAAGATGTAAAAAGCTGAAATCTCTGCTGCTGCAACACACAG GGGTTGAAGATGAGCATATGAAAAATGCACCATGGGAATCATCTGTTGTGACAGAACTTGATTTGACATCAACAGAACTTTCAAAGGAATGCTTAGAAAATATTTTGCTTCGTATTCCAAGCTTTACCTATCTGGGACTTGGATACTGTGAATTCTTTACTGATAGG ATATTAGAGGCACTGGTACAAAGAGGAAAATTGAATCAGCTCAAGGCTATTGATATAAGCTACACAAATGCCTTGTCAGAAAACACCATTTACAAACTCATCCAGAAACATGGGGGACAACTAACTGGATTGATGCTGAGTGGAAAACCAAAACTAACAGAAAACTTTTGGTTGAATGTCATACCATTGCTAAAAAATATACA AATTTGTGTCCTTGGAACAGCTAATGGATGGTTTCTAAAGATCCAAAGTCGTGTTCATATTGATCAGATTATTGAAGCATTTGCACAAAACTGCCCAAAAATGTTGAGATGTGAAATTCAGTGGGATCCTGATACAATCAGATTCAGCGATAAGAGTAGTAAATTTATAGATCATATACG attgaGATGTCCATACATGAAATCGTTTACCCTGAGTGATGGAGAGTATTACGAGATGGTCAAATCAAACTTTGAAAGAGCAGATAGAAAGAAGGTTGTACGAACCACTACGAACTATTGTACCAGTATTGTTAGTCTGCTGAATGACTATAGTGACCTTTTGTTTAACTAA
- the LOC139520311 gene encoding F-box/LRR-repeat protein 2-like isoform X2, with amino-acid sequence MQIMIAKAYRFEIKSCLKDISHSKAQSLKIHQLPEKLLMKVFSYIKHQDYGKLARVCKKWRMIVYSTQLWKNVSLRPEYGGLHVNNIEILMQLIGIRFGNTMQTIELPSELITAPVLHELSNKCPILKNMTLDFSNAMQLHDFNDLNSFPCNLRTMCICLSEVIFLEGFMRRIYSCLSSLEVLHLIGTFEMSTEAEEDIYEVVNIGKIKSHTPNLKVVNLYGISFIDDSHIELLTSNCIHLETLALNFCLRVKGASFKTLLQRCKKLKSLLLQHTGVEDEHMKNAPWESSVVTELDLTSTELSKECLENILLRIPSFTYLGLGYCEFFTDRILEALVQRGKLNQLKAIDISYTNALSENTIYKLIQKHGGQLTGLMLSGKPKLTENFWLNVIPLLKNIQICVLGTANGWFLKIQSRVHIDQIIEAFAQNCPKMLRCEIQWDPDTIRFSDKSSKFIDHIRLRCPYMKSFTLSDGEYYEMVKSNFERADRKKVVRTTTNYCTSIVSLLNDYSDLLFN; translated from the exons ATGCAAATAATGATAGCTAAAGCATACAGATTTGAAATCAAATCTTGTCTGAAGGATATATCCCATAGCAAAGCTCAG tcattaAAGATTCATCAGCTTCCAGAGAAACTGTTAATGAAAGTATTCTCTTACATAAAACACCAAGATTACGGAAAACTAGCAAGAGTCTGCAAAAAATGGCGAATGATTGTTTACAGCACACAGTTATGGAAAAATGTATCCCTACGGCCAGAGTACGGTGGCCTCCATGTGAACAACATCGAAATTTTGATGCAGTTGATTGGCATTAGATTTGGAAACACTATGCAAACAATTGAACTCCCGAGTGAACTTATTACTGCTCCAGTACTACACGAGCTTTCGAACAAGTGTCCGATTTTAAAAAACATGACACTTGATTTTTCAAATGCTATGCAACTACATGATTTCAATGATTTGAATTCGTTTCCTTGCAATTTGAGAACCATGTGTATTTGTCTATCTGAAGTGATATTCTTAGAAGGTTTTATGAGAAGAATATACAGCTGTCTATCTTCTCTAGAGGTGTTGCATCTTATAG GCACTTTCGAAATGTCAACTGAGGCTGAAGAAGACATCTATGAAGTTGTTAATATTGGGAAGATCAAATCACACACACCAAATTTAAAAGTTGTTAATTTATATGGTATTTCATTTATTGATGACTCTCACATTGAATTACTGACTTCCAACTGTATCCATCTAGAAACATTGGCCTTGAACTTCTGTCTGAGGGTCAAAGGTGCTTCATTCAAAACACTTCTCCAAAGATGTAAAAAGCTGAAATCTCTGCTGCTGCAACACACAG GGGTTGAAGATGAGCATATGAAAAATGCACCATGGGAATCATCTGTTGTGACAGAACTTGATTTGACATCAACAGAACTTTCAAAGGAATGCTTAGAAAATATTTTGCTTCGTATTCCAAGCTTTACCTATCTGGGACTTGGATACTGTGAATTCTTTACTGATAGG ATATTAGAGGCACTGGTACAAAGAGGAAAATTGAATCAGCTCAAGGCTATTGATATAAGCTACACAAATGCCTTGTCAGAAAACACCATTTACAAACTCATCCAGAAACATGGGGGACAACTAACTGGATTGATGCTGAGTGGAAAACCAAAACTAACAGAAAACTTTTGGTTGAATGTCATACCATTGCTAAAAAATATACA AATTTGTGTCCTTGGAACAGCTAATGGATGGTTTCTAAAGATCCAAAGTCGTGTTCATATTGATCAGATTATTGAAGCATTTGCACAAAACTGCCCAAAAATGTTGAGATGTGAAATTCAGTGGGATCCTGATACAATCAGATTCAGCGATAAGAGTAGTAAATTTATAGATCATATACG attgaGATGTCCATACATGAAATCGTTTACCCTGAGTGATGGAGAGTATTACGAGATGGTCAAATCAAACTTTGAAAGAGCAGATAGAAAGAAGGTTGTACGAACCACTACGAACTATTGTACCAGTATTGTTAGTCTGCTGAATGACTATAGTGACCTTTTGTTTAACTAA
- the LOC139520311 gene encoding F-box/LRR-repeat protein 2-like isoform X3: MTMGSKIKASESFREACSPYLSSLKIHQLPEKLLMKVFSYIKHQDYGKLARVCKKWRMIVYSTQLWKNVSLRPEYGGLHVNNIEILMQLIGIRFGNTMQTIELPSELITAPVLHELSNKCPILKNMTLDFSNAMQLHDFNDLNSFPCNLRTMCICLSEVIFLEGFMRRIYSCLSSLEVLHLIGTFEMSTEAEEDIYEVVNIGKIKSHTPNLKVVNLYGISFIDDSHIELLTSNCIHLETLALNFCLRVKGASFKTLLQRCKKLKSLLLQHTGVEDEHMKNAPWESSVVTELDLTSTELSKECLENILLRIPSFTYLGLGYCEFFTDRILEALVQRGKLNQLKAIDISYTNALSENTIYKLIQKHGGQLTGLMLSGKPKLTENFWLNVIPLLKNIQICVLGTANGWFLKIQSRVHIDQIIEAFAQNCPKMLRCEIQWDPDTIRFSDKSSKFIDHIRLRCPYMKSFTLSDGEYYEMVKSNFERADRKKVVRTTTNYCTSIVSLLNDYSDLLFN; this comes from the exons atgactatGGGATCTAAAATAAAAGCCTCTGAGAGTTTTCGTGAAGCTTGTTCACCCTATCTGTCA tcattaAAGATTCATCAGCTTCCAGAGAAACTGTTAATGAAAGTATTCTCTTACATAAAACACCAAGATTACGGAAAACTAGCAAGAGTCTGCAAAAAATGGCGAATGATTGTTTACAGCACACAGTTATGGAAAAATGTATCCCTACGGCCAGAGTACGGTGGCCTCCATGTGAACAACATCGAAATTTTGATGCAGTTGATTGGCATTAGATTTGGAAACACTATGCAAACAATTGAACTCCCGAGTGAACTTATTACTGCTCCAGTACTACACGAGCTTTCGAACAAGTGTCCGATTTTAAAAAACATGACACTTGATTTTTCAAATGCTATGCAACTACATGATTTCAATGATTTGAATTCGTTTCCTTGCAATTTGAGAACCATGTGTATTTGTCTATCTGAAGTGATATTCTTAGAAGGTTTTATGAGAAGAATATACAGCTGTCTATCTTCTCTAGAGGTGTTGCATCTTATAG GCACTTTCGAAATGTCAACTGAGGCTGAAGAAGACATCTATGAAGTTGTTAATATTGGGAAGATCAAATCACACACACCAAATTTAAAAGTTGTTAATTTATATGGTATTTCATTTATTGATGACTCTCACATTGAATTACTGACTTCCAACTGTATCCATCTAGAAACATTGGCCTTGAACTTCTGTCTGAGGGTCAAAGGTGCTTCATTCAAAACACTTCTCCAAAGATGTAAAAAGCTGAAATCTCTGCTGCTGCAACACACAG GGGTTGAAGATGAGCATATGAAAAATGCACCATGGGAATCATCTGTTGTGACAGAACTTGATTTGACATCAACAGAACTTTCAAAGGAATGCTTAGAAAATATTTTGCTTCGTATTCCAAGCTTTACCTATCTGGGACTTGGATACTGTGAATTCTTTACTGATAGG ATATTAGAGGCACTGGTACAAAGAGGAAAATTGAATCAGCTCAAGGCTATTGATATAAGCTACACAAATGCCTTGTCAGAAAACACCATTTACAAACTCATCCAGAAACATGGGGGACAACTAACTGGATTGATGCTGAGTGGAAAACCAAAACTAACAGAAAACTTTTGGTTGAATGTCATACCATTGCTAAAAAATATACA AATTTGTGTCCTTGGAACAGCTAATGGATGGTTTCTAAAGATCCAAAGTCGTGTTCATATTGATCAGATTATTGAAGCATTTGCACAAAACTGCCCAAAAATGTTGAGATGTGAAATTCAGTGGGATCCTGATACAATCAGATTCAGCGATAAGAGTAGTAAATTTATAGATCATATACG attgaGATGTCCATACATGAAATCGTTTACCCTGAGTGATGGAGAGTATTACGAGATGGTCAAATCAAACTTTGAAAGAGCAGATAGAAAGAAGGTTGTACGAACCACTACGAACTATTGTACCAGTATTGTTAGTCTGCTGAATGACTATAGTGACCTTTTGTTTAACTAA
- the LOC139520310 gene encoding E3 ubiquitin-protein ligase TRIM71-like → MEDIRPLTGQKRIQVSVCCNLCDAKEIKWKCIDCDILICTKCRNEKHPFDHFSVDIRLIGSLKKANSQNSSDFPVTECSQHGEKVSSFCRTCKKLLCLKCIEENLNANHKRHSIIQKEEYNRKLDIMIYQKDRAFKNLKYIKEAKEEIYQKRKVETSNYYKMRKEILARKKAAKIKSIINTDSFKAELNFINYKWKNVIKAFREKQKMIEEDRKLLHRLNMKFENLIKSTDFATFLEDAEKMDILTQQESYKNLVKKCELKHHQNFSSIPKCEIGSAEFIVAKQFTTDLANIHYISSDSYDLLWIGDNTSAMLQKVKIDEQNILVESKYDIRIFGIASFSTGNLLICPYESSLMQISRNLGKIGNSKYRVRNLHVRAVHVTKDNRKVIVGARDNKGSVFPAYGNRVVIVMDRKGKHLAVHESDNEKNLFTYPRSITSTSNGNIFVIDQLSKDDTGRVVVLSEDGNKQSIYTGHPSNKVNFTPVGIATTPKDKILVTDGNNHALHVLDCNGCFLVYIDTRDLGIIYPYSLAFTSSQKLLIGSVHGKENPGKGKLFEVVYCGI, encoded by the coding sequence ATGGAGGATATCAGACCACTTACTGGTCAGAAAAGGATACAAGTTTCAGTTTGTTGTAACTTGTGTGATGCAAAAGAAATCAAATGGAAGTGTATTGACTGCGATATTTTAATTTGTACAAAGTGCCGAAATGAAAAACATCCATTTGACCATTTTTCTGTAGATATTCGCCTGATTGGTTCTCTGAAAAAGGCTAATTCACAAAATTCTTCAGATTTTCCAGTAACAGAATGCTCCCAACACGGAGAAAAAGTGTCATCATTTTGTAGAACCTGCAAAAAGCTACTCTGCTTAAAATGTATAGAAGAAAACTTAAATGCAAACCATAAAAGACACAGTATtatacaaaaagaagaatataatAGAAAATTGGATATAATGATTTACCAGAAAGACAGAGCATTTAAAAATTTGAAGTACATAAAAGAGGCCAAAGAAGAGATTTATCAGAAAAGAAAAGTTGAAACTTCAAATTATTATAAGATGAGGAAAGAAATTTTGGCAAGGAAAAAAGCTGCAAAAATAAAGTCCATTATAAACACTGATTCTTTTAAAGCTGAActtaatttcataaattataaatggaaaaatgtgATTAAAGCATTTCGGGAAAAACAGAAAATGATTGAGGAGGACAGGAAGTTGTTACATCGCctaaatatgaaatttgaaaatcttattaaGTCTACTGATTTTGCAACTTTTTTGGAGGATGCTGAAaaaatggatattttaacacaACAAGAAAGTTACAAAAATTTAGTAAAGAAATGTGAGCTAAAACATCACCAGAATTTTAGCTCCATCCCTAAGTGTGAAATTGGATCAGCTGAATTCATAGTGGCAAAGCAATTTACAACAGATTTagcaaatattcattatatttcaTCTGATTCTTATGACCTCTTGTGGATTGGAGATAATACATCAGCAATGCTCCAAAAAGTCAAAATAGATGAACAAAACATATTAGTTGAATCAAAATATGATATAAGAATATTTGGGATTGCCTCTTTTTCTACAGGCAATCTTCTTATATGCCCATATGAATCATCACTAATGCAAATATCAAGAAATTTGGGGAAAATTGGGAATTCAAAATATAGAGTTAGAAATCTACATGTAAGAGCTGTTCACGTGACGAAAGATAATAGGAAAGTAATAGTTGGAGCTAGGGATAATAAAGGATCCGTGTTTCCAGCATATGGGAATAGAGTAGTAATTGTGATGGACCGAAAGGGAAAACACCTTGCAGTACATGAAAGTGATAATGAAAAGAATTTGTTCACATATCCAAGGAGCATAACATCAACTTCAAAtggaaatatttttgttattgacCAGTTATCGAAAGATGACACAGGAAGAGTTGTAGTTCTTAGTGAAGATGGAAACAAACAATCAATTTACACAGGTCACCCTAGCAACAAAGTAAACTTTACACCAGTAGGCATAGCAACAACCCCAAAAGACAAAATTCTTGTAACCGATGGCAACAATCATGCTCTTCATGTCTTAGACTGCAATGGATGTTTTCTAGTATACATTGATACTCGTGACCTTGGTATTATTTATCCTTATTCGCTAGCATTTACTTCATCACAAAAACTTTTAATTGGAAGTGTTCATGGCAAGGAAAACCCAGGCAAAGGAAAACTTTTTGAGGTTGTTTATTGTGGTATATAG